ttttgtaactaccaatttgtacttcttaatcccttcacccttttcaagtcccccaacctctcccctctggcaatcaccagtttgctctctgtatttatgagtctgtttcaattttgtttgttcatttattttgttatttggattccacatataagtgaaatcatatggtatctggtttttctctgactgacttatttcactgagcataataccctctaggttcatgtCTCAGTTTTTCCCCATAAAGTACGATAGCCATTGAGAGTATGAGAGCTGGAGACGTCTCTCCATCAGAAGGAAGATTATACTTTTCCTGACTTTATGTGCCTCCAGTTTTTAACATTCCTGCAGATCATTCACCTGCAATAAAATCTGGGAAACGTGAGTAGAATTCACTAGCTATTAATTGAGTATGCAGAGAGGTAAGATTTCCCCCCCCAGAAATGCATGAAGAAAATAGAACTATATTGTCGAACCATGCCACTGTTATGAATGGATGACGATAATAAGGGGGACTATTCTTTTCTGATGCtggatataaaagaaaagaaatcagtaCGTCTGAAGTAGCTGAAATGGAGGCAGGGATTGGAGGAAGGTTTTTTCTGGGGGTTAATAAATAGAACAGACTTGAACATATTCATAGTCTAAGCAGTAAATAGTAAAGCAGAAGAGGTTGAAgatgcagaagaaagaaaaaaaatgattgatGATTGATaattgaaggaatgaatgattcctggaggaggtgggaggaaatCCAATGGGAGGCAAAATTGCAAGCCAACATGAAGCCATTCCTCAGATGTGAACCAAGCCAATAGTGCTTCCTGTACTGGCCAGTCTTTTGGCACATCCTTCCTCCTTCTTGGCTAAGTCTTTTGCTTTCATATTCCAAATTCTGTGGATTGAATCCTAGGTGAATTAGCAGGGAAGGAAAAAACTTAATAACTGTGGCAATAGTCCATTTTGCCTGTGAGGTAAGCAATACCTCTTCCAGAGTGAGGGAATGTCAAAAAGAGAGGGTAAATGGGGATGGGCATAAAAAGAATCACCATTTATGGCATGCCTACTATGTATGGGCCCAGGTACTATGTTTAGAGTTTCCtatacattttttcatttcatcCTTATTTTCCATAGCTTAGCAAGGTAGGtatcttaaaaatcattttgatataacttttttcttgtttaaaaagtaaaagttgaaaaaaaagtaaaagttgaTACTGTATGTCCATTTTATGCATGAGAATACTGGGTCTTGAGCCCagttggagtggctcagttggttgaacatagTTTTGCTTAGAGAGAAGATAAAAATTTGTCCAGGATCAGACTGTTAACATGCTAGAATTTGAGTCCAATTTTGACTGCAAAACCATTATTATTCACCAAGCTGCCATTTTAGGGACATAGAATTGTATGTCTCTTTTGCTAAAATATACAGTTCTCCAATCAGTTCTCCTCACTGTCCCAATGCTGTACATGATTAATTGATCCATATTATCCCTTTTGAGAGCATACAGTGAGTCTAGTCTTAGTTAAGCCCAAAGGGAGAAGCACTTGAAAAACATTCTATGCCAGCTTCTGTGCAAGATATACTTTCATTCTAGTTGAAGAGATGGATATTGAGTTATCAGAgagttaaataataaattaatgccAGATATAAGAAATGCTATTTTCAAGCATATAAACAATAAATCATGTAAGATTCTGAAGAAGGAGAGATTTTTGTGGATTGAAGTGGTTGGAGAGGGGGCCTCTTATGGAAAGTAGGGGAAAATTAAGGTTCTGGACCACCATCTGAGTCTCCTCAAAAAGGTTTGGTTTCCTTTTCAGTCAGTGTTGAGGCCAAGCCTGTGGTCAAGAACCACGTCAAAGTTCTCTGGCCTCCCATCAGGAAATTTGAGAGACAGCCGTGGGCCTCTCTGAATTGGCTCAGGAAGACCAGATGGGTAGTTGGCCTCATCCACCTCATTGGCAAGGTTGAAATCCTGGTTTGCAGAGTAGCTTACAGACTTCTTGTCCCTTGGCATACCACATAGCCACATACTCAACCAGGCTTATTTGGAAGTCTCTAAAATGGAAGAAGCATGATTATCctgatattttctctttcctctcccatgTTGAAAATCTTCTGCCTTCATAGGCCCCCATATCTGTAATCACCACTGGTAATTGAAACAAGTAACACAAGTCAATCCCCACCATCTTAGGGCAGGATTGAGTTCCTCTTATTTCAGCTTATAGCTTCCTTGCTATGTACTAAGGAGCCACATTAGATAGAGTGTTTTTGCAATTGATCAATGCCCATACCCTTCAGAGGAAAATACTTTGCCTTAATTTCTCCAGTGGTTCCATGGCCCTAGTTTACTGGGTACACAGGTATATTGCTTGAGACATGTACTCTTGGATTTCCTGTACTCCTGGGTTCTCAACCTATAAATTCTTAGTGAATTCTAAAAACTGAGTGTTACTGAGTTACAGTGTGATTATAAGGCTGAAGGTAAGATTTTTATGCTGAAATTTGTTCACCACATTCCCACAGAAAATCTCTTCTCCAGCTTCCTCCAGCCATCCTCTCCTCTTACccatctctgatttttttttcctggatgaCTTATACTCAGCTATAATAGTCTCTTATAGAAAGATGCATCTAATCTCAACCTGAAATGGAGCAAAGCTCATGGGAATTTGCATAACCAGCTGTAGGAGAAGCAAGTGCACCTGCACAAGATCTTCTGTGAGCTCTTCTGGACAAAATTTGAGTTCAGTTTTCACTATCATTGCTCTTTACCACATCTCCCACTAGGTAACACTTTCCACTGGGGCCATTTCAATACATTGGATGGGAAGAGGGTGGTGAGGTTCTGgattaaaataaagaagatagGAATAGAAGAGAAAGGTTGATGAGAGGAGACATTAGAAACAGAGGACACAAGTCTAGGTGATAATTTGCATGTGAAGGAATGGTAAAAGAAGAAAGACTTCTCCCTTTTCTAATGGAAATTGCCAACATTCAGCTGAATGTAACTCCTCTGCACAGTAGTTTTGGCCTCAActgttcataagtttatttttctttccatagaTCATGACCCCCACCACCTGAGTAGTCCTGAGTATTTTCCACTGTTAACACATTTGAAGATAATTGAATAGGCCTATACTTTCCATCTATCCTACTTATTTTAAATTCtgcttaaaagaaaaaactttaacAGCTTTATCAAAATGcaatttatataccataaaattcacctatTTTAAGCATACATGCATTgattttttagtaaatttacagagttgtgcaaaCATCCTCacaatccagttttagaacaATTGCATCATCCCAATAAGATCCCTTGTACACATTTGCAGTGAGTAAACACCTTCTACCCCTAACACAAGCAACCATTAATCTACTTTTAGTTTCTAtctagatttgcctattctgaaaaattcacttaaaatggaatcataaaagtagctgacttcttttgcttagcataatgttttcaagggtcATCTatattgtagcatatatcagtTTGTTCCTTTTTGCTGCTGAACgatattccattgcatgaatatATAAACTTTTCCCAATAAAGCAGTTTGGGGTTTATATATGAAGTCTCCTAACAGACGCTTGatgattcaaattttaaaaaatattatgttgtGACTTGGTTGTCTAGGTTGGAAGTGGAAGTTGAGCTTAAGACCTTATTCCCGGGTCCCATATTCAATTTCCTTTGGAGGGGTTAGAAAGGAAGGGAATGTTTCACTGAAGACAATATCTTCATGCAGAAGCAAAACTCCTCCACAGCTAAAATGGACTTCTTGAGAGACTGGTTCAACAATGGTTCTTGCACCTAGGTTCATCTATCAACGTCCTGTCTGCAGATGGTTCAGTATTCTAAGGCTAATATAATGGCACCTTGGACTAGCTCACAAAGCCCACAGGTCCTGAATGGCAGCCCTGAACCTTCTGGGACTACTTAGAGCCCCAGATTTAGTCATAATATACCTATTGCAGGGCTGGCCTCACTTGTATTTACCATGCCACATCACCCTAGTATTGGTTTTAAAGTGTCTCCACTTTTTAAAGTGTCTCTGTTCTTCTGGTTGCTAGTTTTCTAGGCAGGCATTTATTTTAATCAATGTTTATTGTCTTCAAATTGTACCTGTGTTAAGACAAATTCTAGAGATGTGGATGTGGTCGGTGCAAAGAGAGCCACATAGAGTGCAGGGCTCCAAGAATTTTAATTGCACGCCTCTCTAGCCCTCCCAGAGGTGCCTGGCAAGGGAGATTATGTGAGGACAAATGGGAGGGTCTCTCAATGCTCAGCTAAGAGAAGATATTTCCAGAGAAGCTGCTTTTTTTTTGGAAGGCTTTGGCTCAGGCATGGATATACGAAGGAACCATTCCTGGCTTTACTTTTAGTTCTTGACTTCCTATTTATGTGTATTTTCCCCATAAGAAATTATTTTGCCTTGACAAAAAGCCCAGTTCAAGGATCATGTTAACTATGCCAACACAGCTGGGAGCCATTAGGAGCTCAGCAATCTTCCCTCCCTTTCAAGCCACCCAAATATGTGACTATGTGAGCTGTCACCTCTCCCACAACTCCACTCCCTACTACTTTTAGATTTGCATTGGCTCATTACCCTTTACCCTTTCTACCTCCTTAGTTGCTTTCTAGTTTTTTACTTCCTTAAAGAGGTAGAAAATATGGCTTAGTAATAATCTGCTCCCATGTTTTACATTGTAATGCTGATATACAGAATAGATTGATTCATATTTAGTATATTAAATAGAGGAGATTAAATCTTATTAATGAGGTTTAGCCTGTACCCAAaagttaagatataatttaagCAAGTGTTTCAGAACAATTGAGAGCTTTTGTTTGTGATAAGAAAAGAAGTGTAAAAAAGGGGTTGATGACTGAAAGAGGTAGTTGCAGTTCTGTCCCTTGAAAAGCTACACAACATTATCCTTTATGTGGTGCCCATTGATAAACCTAAAGGCAAAAGGATGTAAAGGATGTACCAATTAATGTGTTGGGTTCTTTCTCTAACTGTATATGGTTTTAAGAACTTAAAACTTCAATGCTAGGTCTAGTTACTAGCTGGATGATTAAAGGGGTACGTAACTGCCCTTCTCTGAACTTGATTCCTCATTCGTATAATAAACAGGTTGACTAAATAGTCCCTAAATTTTTTTCCAACTTTGAAAATCTATAGACTTCTAacttatcatattttaaaacccAATGTTAAATAGCCATCCTTCATATATGAAAAGTGGTGAAGTAAACCTGGGTCATGGGCCAGTTTACAAGGGGAAATGGAAAGTAAGGTGGGCTTGTGCCCAAATATATATTCTGCCATGAATATATTtagctttacacacacacacacacacacacacacacacacacacacacaccatatatgtgtatatatatatacacatatatacatatatgcatacacacttatatatgcatatatatcagGACTGGTAATATATATTACCTAGGTCCTCAATTTAACTTCTATTTACATGTCTTTTTGCTCATTTATGTGACCTTTTATGTATTGAATAGAAGTTGACATGCCAAAAATGTTGGCTGAGCCTAGATCTCTAGTGTGAAATGAAAGCCTTGTATAAATTGAAGACACTGTAATGTAAGTCCAATTACTAATAAacctagaaaataaaatttgttaatgATCTAAAAGATACTTTTTCACATATCAATGTTTACTGTACTGTTTTTCCATGCTAAGAAACTATTGTATGCATCATTTAAGTCTGAGAAATCATTGTATAACTTTACATCTTGTGCAAAATAAAATGCTAACACCTGATCCAGAAAGAAAAAACTCTGCTTAGTTCCAACTTAGAAAGGGCAAAGAaacaataagagaaaaaatatcagGATATAGTTCATCCAACACACCCACTTTATGTtcattaagtgaaaaaaacagGCATCTCCCATCCCACAAAAAAATAGTATGGTAGAAGTCTTTCCTAAGACACAAAAGTAATGATGAGACACCGGACATgcattaaaaaccacacacagAAAATCCAAAGCTGACAACCCACCTAACCTTCTCCTTTTGGCAGAGGGACACCCAATTAATCTTCAGTTTGGACTTGTCCTTGCCCAGAATGCTTATTCCTTTCCAGAGTTATTTTGGCTTTTAAAGAATAGATGGAATGTTTCATTCTGTAGACCAGACTCTTCATCAAGGAAAATTATGTCCATTAAAAAAGAGGTTTGAGAATCAGAAAAATATAGCTGTCTctctttaatcattttaaatgaatatatgtcTAGATTTCTTTCCATTTGAGACTTGGATTTGTTTTTGCTGGGTAAGCAGAATGTCAAGGTACTGGCGAATGGCCTCCTCTAGGAAGCTTTCTTCATCTTCTCAAGACTTCACTggtattttctgctttttaacTATGCAAGTGCTGATCCTCTGAATCACACAATCATGTCTTCAATTATATGGTGTCACATATGCAGCTATACCTTTGTCCATGCTTGTCTTTCTACCCATGATGTTTCCATATCCCTCCATTGCCCAACTGCCTAACTCTAATGGTTCCTAAGGCTTCAACATGAGCATTCCCATTCCAATTCAATCTACTCACCAGGGAAACTTTGGGGTCTTTCATTTAGACAGTGATTATACTTTGAAAATGCCTCAACTCTGTCTTCATTACATTTTGTTGTAATTGAGTTATTTGGGTCTCGTTTTTCTACTCACAGTGGGAATGGCACTGCTGATGATACATTggggaagacacacacacacacgaacccCTCCCAAATGTTGCTCCCACTCTATCCAGGTTCCCTCATAATAGCCATTGTGATAATAGAGTGTATGTTGAAATGCTCCTGTGACTGATCTATTAGTGTTGCTGCCATCTATATTTATCCAAAAATGTGGAACAAATTTAATCAACTTTCTATCTAAGCACAATTGCTTCAGAAAATCTCTTCCTGACAAATATGATCAGAATATAATGAGCTAAACCTTAGTTCTCCTCTTTAAAAGCTCACTGCTGAGCTGAAAACTCTTCCAAACTCCAGTGATAGCAATGTCTGAGAGCCCAGACCAGTACATCTCATCCTGTTTCATTGTAttctctccttccatttctctTGCCACTTCCTATCATTACCCTTTTTCTGTGTCTAGATGATCTACTGCTTtgtaggttttttgttgttgttgtttttactgctTTGTGTTTTTGTCCACAGCCCCCAAATTTCCCTTTGTTTCACCTGTGTAAGTTTCACCTAAGTCATCTTTCAACCCCACCTCTTCTATCCTTCCTAGCTCAGCTCACTTTGGCTCTTTGGAAAGACTTTCCAGACTCTAAGAACCAATTGTTATATCCACAGGACATCTGTGATGACCCCCGCCTGATTGTGGGCAACATCAGTAACCACCAGCTGATCCAAGGGAGACTTGGGCACAAGCCAATGGTCTCTGCATTTTCCTGTTTGGCTGTCCAGGAGTCTCACTGGACAAAGGTATTTCTCCTTCTATGGTACCTTACTCAGTTTCCACCTTCTTGTCTTCTTTAATAATTTCAGTAAAAGTCAACTTGTAATTTCTAGATTGTCTAGTTCTTAAAATCAGAGTAATAACTAggtaattttttctattttattatgagATTTTCCACAAATACAGGAAACTGAAAGAATTTTACAGTAAACATCCATATACACCCCCATTTTCTACCATTAAGGTTTTAGTCTATATgatttttcacacatatttgttGATCTTTTTCACTTGCAGTATTTTGACCCATATCTCTGCATACTTGTATTCTCTGTACCAACTGGGATATAAAGCTAGGAGGGCCAGGAATAACCAAAATGTGATAAAGACTGAAATAGATCTTTGAAAAAGTTATCATAAATTATTAAGACTAAAAcatttctgccctagctggtttgactcagtggatagagtgtcatcctgcagactgaaggttaccaggtttgatttcagtcaagggcacatgctagggttgtggactagatccccagtagggggcatgcaggaggcagctgatggatgactctcatcattgatgtttctctctctctctctcttcttctcccttcttctctgaagtcaataaaaatatattttttaaaaaagaagagtaaaaCATTTCTTTGGCATTTAGTTAGAATTCAGGGCAATGAAGCGTTGACTGAATTTGGGACAAATTAGagcattttctttagaaaaataattttagtagaCTAATGTGTAATTGTATAGAAATGGAGAATTTTCTAAATGTGATTTTACTCAAGTTGTAGATGGAATCTATATTCTATAGAATCTACATGAAAACTCTAGGATGGActttcaaaaaaatgaaaccacagGAGACCTTGTATTTtgattgaatttaattttaaaaatgccttgtttatttgactAAACATGCAACTATGGATATGTCTGTATAGACATTTTTTATGATCAAATTTGTAGATTATTTGTGGGAAATAATTTAACCCCTAACTGGCTGTCCCCAGTCACCCTCTGTGTATTCAGGACAGACGTGTTAATATTATCCTCAGCAAAACTGAACCAGGAAAGCAACAGTTGTAGAAAATATATGCCCTACCTGGACTTCCCAATCTAGATACAAACCAGATGTAGTATTTAGTGTACTTCCTGTTGCCACATGAATTTGTTGGAAGTcaaatttaatttcaatatttGGATATAGTCTGGTGAATAACAGTTTATTGAATATTCTTATATTTCCAGACAATTCCCAACCATAAGGAACAGGAGTGGGACCCTCGAAAAGTAGATAAATATGCTGGGATATTTCGCTTCCGTTTCTGGCATTTTGGAGAATGGACTGAGGTGGTGATTGATGACTTGCTGCCCACCATCAATGGAGATCTGGTTTTCTCCTTCTCCACCTCCATGAATGAGTTTTGGAATGCTCTATTGGAAAAAGCTTATGCAAAGTAAGTAGTAGGTGTTGATGAACACATGAGAAAAGTAAGGTCACGTATTCCCTTGGGAATTCATTCTCTCCCAGCCCAAGTCCCTTAACTTAAATTGGGTAAGATCTGAGTCAAATCCAAGACATTGTTTTGGGCCTTGGATTGGCCCTAAGAAATCCTAGCTTAGAGAGCAATCAGATGTTCTTGTTTCTATTACCCCGCTACCTGCTCCTAGATGTCCCTTCCTGCTGCTAATCAGCAAATAATATGGCATTAGCCTTCAGTTTTCTCCTTGTCTAGTATTTACCCGTAGAAAGAAGTTTCTGCATGGACTGTCCTTGAAAAACATAGCCTAAGCCTATAAATCTCTGACTATAATCTCAAAATAACTTTCATGCCATACCTAGAGAAAAGCCAGATGGTAAAGGTTAGCTGGGAAGAGACTGTTCTAATTCTTGGGACAATATGTCCTTAACTTGGAAAAATAGCTTTACAAAGATAATTTTGCATATTTGTTCCCAGGCTTCTTGGCTGTTATGAAGCCCTTGATGGTTTGACCATCACTGATATCATAGTGGACTTCACTGGCACATTGGCCGAAACTGTTGACATGCAGAAGGGAAGATACACTGAGCTCGTTGAGGAGAAGTACAAGCTGTTCAAAGAATTGTACAAAACATTTACCAAAGGAGGTCTGATCTGTTGCTCCATTGAGGTTTGTATTCACCAAAAACAACTACTCTTTGCCCATTTCTGACATAGGAGACTACAAAATTTAGTAAGGAATATCACCCTTACTGCAGAGATTCATGAAAAGCCATTATGGGACTCAGAAAGCTAACAATCAATACACATTGATGGCTTTAACTTTTTATCCTGTTGTCCTTCTGAGGGGCAATGCGGCATTCAAGCTGATGTAAATAGCCTCTGCTAAATTATGCCTTCTGTCTCTGTTCCTGGATGTTGAGGTTATAGGTTTTTTGCTCAAGGAGTAAGCCAACTGCACCAAATTTTAATGTTGTTCATATTAGTGCAGTACTGTGGGTAGTTTAAGTTTGAATTGTTTAAGTGATTGTtatattaaattctttatttatttccttcactTACTTTGTGTCATGTTAGGTGTTTGGATCAAATTTCTATCTGCATAGGGAGAACTAGCTTCAATCATACTTTGGTAAACCAATCAAGGAAGAGGAGGAACCAGGTCTTGTGTCTCCCAATTATTATGCTCTTATGTACCTTTCTTTGCTGTCAGTCTCCCAGTCAGGAAGAACAAGAAGTTGAAACTGATTGGGGTCTACTGAAGGGCCATACCTACACAATGACTGATATACGGAAGATCCGTCTTGGAGAGAGACTTGTGGAAGTCTTCAGTGCTGAGAAACTGTACATGATTCGCCTGAGGAACCCCTTGGGAAGACAGGAATGGAGCGGCCCCTGGAGTGAAATGTGAGTGCCATTCCACTTTGCTACATCTTGAAAGCCTTATAGTTCTCCCAAACCCATTCCTTCAAACTGCTAGTGGGCTGTCAATGCTCAGTGACATCTGCCAGCTCTTCTTAAGTATGGGGTCTCTGACCTAGCCAGAGGTGAGATAAAGCAGGCCTAATCTTCATGCATTCTGTTTCTTTGGCATACTGCTTACTGTTGCTATTCAATGGCAAACATAACGGATTGTCCTTTTTTTGATTATTTGCTTTTAGTTCTGAAGAGTGGCAGCAACTGACTGCAGCAGATCGAAAGAACCTGGAGATTGTTATGTCTGATGATGGAGAGTTTTGGTGAGGAGAGATTTTCTGTGCTAAGGGAATTGTGGCTTCTACATGGAACTAAAGGGGTAGGTATTAAGTaccatcttatttttttcctgtacTCTTTCTATTCAGGATGAGCCTGGAGGACTTTTGCCGCAACTTTCATGAACTGCATGTCTGCCGCAATGTGAACAACCCCATTTTTGGCCACAAGGAGCTGGAATCAGTGGTGGGATGCTGGACTGTGGATGATGATCCCCTGATGAACCGTTCAGGAGGCTGCTATAACAACCGTGATACCTTCCTGCAGAATCCTCAGGTTTGAAATCAATTGTTTTTCCTTGTCTCCAAGTTATCAAGGCAATAAGAACCCAGGCCCACCTTGGAGTATTCCTTTGACATAAATTATTCCATTTGCAGGCATTGTGTAATATTCATCAACCAAGATGCCTAGAGATTGGCCCAGATGCTGGTAAAAATGGCAAACTGTGTCTCTGGAGAGATATACCTTAGAAACATTATCAAGTCTGAGCCCTCTCCTCTAGCTACCTCTCTCCTGGCCATATTGCTTAGTATGGTTCTTTGACACCCGCACTTCCTTCTGATGTTCCCATATTGGATAGAAAGGATCTTCTCCCAGACACTTTCtcaattaatttttcatttcttttctgccCAATTGTTCTCTTTTGTGCACATTTAACTATACATGTTCTCTTTGTCATAAAGGTTATTCTTTTGAACTTAATCATTATGTCTCTAGAACCAGGGCATTTCCCCCAGGATTTGAATGCCTATCCTGTCATCTATCCCTCATTACAATGCTAGTACAGGTGATATATTAGTGTTCAAGCCTAGGAATACCCCAAAGCAAAACATCCAAACATCCAAAGCTTGAATCTATAGTAACCTGGATGGTTTTATCCCCAAATGTGCTGATGAGCTAAGCCACAGGCAATAAGATTTCTGAATGTACTGCAGCCTTACATGGGTGTGTATTTTCTTTGCATTGACCTCATTGATAGGCATTAAGGTTGATGGCCTAATTTACTTGACTCATACTTTTCTCCATCCCTTCCATTTTTATTGTCCCTAAAGAAAAGAAACCTCCTATTACTCCCTCCCTACACCTCTGTTTACAATCTGGAAATGTTTTAAGTATCAAGCACATAAACCTAGCTGAAGAAATGACCCTTTTGACTTACTGTTAAGTGTCTGTACAAGATTGACCTTTGGTGGCCTTGAAAGCCTATGGTTCTGCATATGTTTCCTGTTTTTTGCTAAAGGGGggtagagaaggaggaagggagggagggaggggagagagacaaaatgaaaaagaggaagagagagagagagagagagagagagagagagagagagagagagatctgatgCCTTTTAGTTTTACTTCACATTGGCACCATGATTTCCCATATGATGTTTGAAAAGTCTTTGGCACAGGCCTGTAGCTTCCTAAAACAGTCGTATCAAAACATTAATTCTCAAGGAAGTTGATCCAGCCCTTCCAGGAGCCACACATCTGCCTGGCAATAGGAGGTTAGCCTAGGTGCCGTGGTCAGTAAACTGacgctcgcgagccacatgctgctctttggccccttgagtgtggctcttcctaaaccttaggagtaccctaattaagttaataacaatacacctacctatatagtttaagtttaaaaaatttgcctctcaaaagaattttcaatcattatactgttgatatttggctctgttgactaatgagtttgctgaccactggctaggGGGATGCTGCACTGTTAGTTTAAGTTAAACCAgaataatttctgtttttatatattctgaaattTTCCTGTATATAGCTTTTACTAATAAGaggacaataataaaaacaaaaacacccaagaTCTTAccaagaaattattaaaacaaagcaTAATACCTTTGGCATCAAATGGATAGGCATGAAGTTATCTCTCACAATACATGCTGAATGCCATTGGGAAAAACAAGTATTATTATCTACACTTATCAAGTCAATGGATTATCCAAGGCCTCTTTGTGTGGTCAGTGGCAAAGCCTAGAGAATAACTCAAGTCTCTGCTTTCCAAAGCGGAGTTTTCTTCCCTGAAATTTGAGCTGGCTTACCTGAAATGGAAATGCTAACTAAGCTCCTTGGTGGACTCTTTCCCTTAGTACATCTTCACTGTGCCTGAGGATGGGCACAAGGTCATCATGTCACTGCAGCAGAAGGATATGCGTACATACCGCCGCATGGGAAGACCTGACAATTACATCATTGGCTTTGAGCTCTTCAAGGTAGGAATGTGCACTTGGAGAAGAGAGAATGATGACTAAGGGAGTAAAAATTAGGATGGCTTGGAGTTAGGGGAATTAAGAAATGTCCAGGAATAAAGGAAGCAGAGGACCTAGTCCTAGGATCTTCCAACACAAAGCTATGACTTGAGTGGAATGGAACatttcattcaattttatttccaGGTGGAGATGAACCGCAAATTTCGCCTTCACCACCTCTACATCCAGGAGCGTGCTGGGACTTCCACCTATATTGACACCCGCACCGTGTTTCTGAGCAAGTACCTGAAGAAAGGCAACTACGTGCTTGTCCCGACCATGTTTCAGCATGGCCGCACCAGCGAGTTTCTCCTGAGAATCTTCTCTGAAGTGCCTGTCCAGCTCAGGTTGTTTCCTTGGCCAGCCCTGTGAACTCTAATTCTCTGCTTTGCCTCCAAAAGAACAGCTTGTTCAAATTATATTTAACTGAAATGATGGtggtagaaatatattttaaagtgggGTTATGATaaattccccagtgggggatctGAACTTGAAATCTCTGACCAGCTATTTAAGGGGAACAG
The sequence above is a segment of the Myotis daubentonii chromosome X, mMyoDau2.1, whole genome shotgun sequence genome. Coding sequences within it:
- the CAPN6 gene encoding calpain-6; translated protein: MGPPLKLFKNQKYLELKQECIKDGILFCDPTFLPENDSLFYNRLLPGKVVWKRPQDICDDPRLIVGNISNHQLIQGRLGHKPMVSAFSCLAVQESHWTKTIPNHKEQEWDPRKVDKYAGIFRFRFWHFGEWTEVVIDDLLPTINGDLVFSFSTSMNEFWNALLEKAYAKLLGCYEALDGLTITDIIVDFTGTLAETVDMQKGRYTELVEEKYKLFKELYKTFTKGGLICCSIESPSQEEQEVETDWGLLKGHTYTMTDIRKIRLGERLVEVFSAEKLYMIRLRNPLGRQEWSGPWSEISEEWQQLTAADRKNLEIVMSDDGEFWMSLEDFCRNFHELHVCRNVNNPIFGHKELESVVGCWTVDDDPLMNRSGGCYNNRDTFLQNPQYIFTVPEDGHKVIMSLQQKDMRTYRRMGRPDNYIIGFELFKVEMNRKFRLHHLYIQERAGTSTYIDTRTVFLSKYLKKGNYVLVPTMFQHGRTSEFLLRIFSEVPVQLRELTLDMPKMSCWNLARGYPKVVTQITVHSAEGLEKKYANETVNPYLVIKCGKDEVRSPVQKNTVHAIFDTQAIFYRRTTDIPIIVQVWNSRKFCDQFLGQVTLDADPSDCRDLKSLYLRKKGGPTAKIKQGHLSLKVISSDDLTEL